The genomic interval GGAAGCGGCAACATGAGGCGCTTCCGCAAACCGTGCGGCGAGAGCGACACCATGCTTGTCCGCGTTTCCCGGCGCGGAGGTGGTCATGCCACCTTCTGTGGCACATCCTGCGCTGGGGGAGCAACCCTGTCGCTGGCGCCCGCGCGCGCGGGCAGCACCAGCGTGGCGACGAGGCCGGGATGGGCGTCGCCGAGTTTCAATTCACCGGCGTGCAAGGTGGCGACGGCCGAAGCGAGGCTCAACCCCAGACCGGAGCCGGGGAGTGTCCGGCTCGCCTCCAGCCGCACGAATCGCTCGACCGCGTGCTTGCGATCGCCTTCGGGAATGCCGGGCCCGCGATCGGTGACGCTGAGCAGCACGGAATCGCCTTCACGCCGCGACTCGATCAGGATCTGGCGGCTGTCCATGCTGACCACGGTTCCAGCGGTCTGCGCAACGGGCTTGCCATATTTGATGGCATTTTCGACAAGATTGGCGAGAGCCTGACTGATCAGCTCGCGATTGGCGTGAACGGGCGTGGACTCCGTCTTCACCTTGAGCGTCATGCCGTCGTCTTCGGCGAGCGGCTCGTAGAGCTCGTGAATGCCATTGGCGACATCGGCGGCGTCAAAATCGTCCATGTTGCCGCGCGCCTGTCCGGACTCGGCGCGCGCGATCATCAGCAGCGCGTTGAAGGTGCGGATCAGTCCGTCTGACTCTTCGATGGTGCGTTCCAGCGCCGCGCGATATTCGCCCTCGCTGCCCGATTTCGCCAACGCCTCCTCGGCGCGGTTACGCAGCCGCGTCAGCGGTGTCTTGAGGTCGTGGGCGATGTTGTCAGAGACTTCCTTCAGCCCGGCCATCAGCGCCTCGATACGCTCGAGCATGGCGTTGAGGTTTTCGGCGAGACGATCCAGCTCGTCGCCGCTGCGCCCGACCGGCAGACGCTCGCTGAGATCGCCGGTCATGATGCGCTGGGCGGTACCGGTCATCGCATCGATCCGGCGCAGCACCCTGCGCGCGACGAACACGCCGCCGCCGAGGCCGAGCACCACGACGATGAGGATCGACCATTGCGCGGCCTTGGCCACGATACCGACCAGGCGGCGCCGTTCGTCGAGATCCCTGCCGATCAGCAGGCGAAAACCATTCGGCAGCTCGCTGACGTAAACCAGCGCGCGATGATCGCGGCTGTCGGCCTCCTCCATCCGCCGGTAGGCCGTTTCGATCCAGCCGCGCGTCGCCATCACGCCGGGCGCGAGCGAGCCGACATTGCCGGCAATGGCCTGTCCGGACGGGTTGGTCACGAGATAGAGGTTGGCGTTCGGCCGCAGCGACCGGTATTCGATCGCGCGCGCAAGGCCGTACAGGCCACGGCCGATGTAGATGTCGTTGATCTCCGCGGTTTCGACGTTGACCGTCTGCGTGATCTCTTCGGTGATCAGCCGGCGCGTGTTCCAGGCGAAATAGGCGAGCAGCGAGGCCGCGAACATCGCAAACAAGAACAGATAGACCAGCGTCAGCCGGAACGCCGTGGTGCGGACGAGTTTACCGAATGCCGTCACGGATCATGTACCCGGCGCCGCGGATCGTGTGCAGCAGCGGCCGCTCAAAACCCTTGTCGATCTTGGAGCGCAGCCGCGAAATGTGCACGTCGATCACGTTGGTCTGCGGATCGAAATGATAGTCCCAGACGTTCTCCAAGAGCATCGTGCGCGTCACCACCTGTCCGGCATGCTTCATGAGATATTCGAGCAGGCGGAATTCGCGCGGCTGCAGCGTCAGCTCGTCCTTGCCGCGGGCGACGCGGTGGGACAGACGGTCGAGCTCGAGATCGCCGACCTTGTAGACGGTGTCCTCGGCCGGCGCGCCGCGGCGGCGCGACAGCACCTCCACGCGCGCCAGAAGCTCGGCGAACGAATACGGTTTTGGCAGATAGTCGTCGCCTCCAGCCCGCAGGCCCTTGATGCGGTCGTCGACCTGCCCGAGTGCGGAGAGAATCAGGACCGGCGTCGCATCGCTCTTGTCGCGCAGCGCTCCGATCAGCGACAGGCCGTCGCGCTTGGGCAGCATGCGGTCCACCACCAGCACGTCGTAATCGCCGCTCTCGGCCATGACGAGGCCTTCCTCGCCGTCGGCGGCGTGGTCGGCAATGTGTCCGACTTCGCGAAACGCCTTCACGAGGTAATCGGCGGATTCGCGGTCGTCTTCGATGATGAGGAGGCGCATCGTGCGTTCGGCGGCGGTCAAGGAGGTCAACCCTTCTGGCAACATGGCGCGGGCAACTCACGCTTGCAAGCCGAGCCGGAGAGACTCGGCCGGGGAAAAAGAGCGGGCGGTGAAGCTGGGGGACCTCACCGCCCTTAGGCCCTTCCGACGGAGGGGGGCGTATTCCACCGGAAGGTAGGCTGGGGAAGCGGGCGTTGCTCGCTCCCCGGAAGGGGGCCGGCGGCGGGGGCGACTGATGCCGGCGGCTCCCTTCATCTCGTAAGCGCCTCGCCGTTAACCTTTGGCGAGGGGGATGGCGACGAAGCGCGACTGTCCGCCGCTCTTCACGCGCATCAGAACGCTGTTCTTGTTGTCGGTGCGCGCCGTGTTGATCGCTTCGCGCACGTCACCGGCGGTCGCCACGCTCTTGCCGGCGACTTCGAGAATCACGTCGCCTTCCTTGAAGCCGCGTTCGGCCGCGGCGCTCTTCGGATCGACCTGGGTGACCACGACGCCGTCCTTGCCGGCGCCGGCCACGCTGTTGGCGGGAGCGACCGTCATGCCGAGCTTCGGCACGTCGGTGCCGCGCTGTTCAGCACCCTTGTCGCTGTCCTCGGTATTGGCCTTGGCCTCGACCGTGTTCGGCAACTGGCCGAGCGTCAGGTTCACGACCTTGTCCTGGCCCTTGCTCAGCACGTTGAGCTTCACGCTCGCGCCCGGCGCCATGCCGCCGATGGTACGGGCGAGCTCGCGCGCATCCTTCACCGGCTCGCCATTCACCGAGGTGATGACGTCACCGGACTGGATGCCGGCCTTGGCAGCCGGACCGTTGGCCTGCGGCTCAGCGACCAGCGCGCCTTCGGCCTTCTTCATGCCGAGGCTGTCGGCGATGTCTGACGTGACGGGCTGGATCTGCACACCGATCCAGCCGCGGCTGACCGAGCCCTTGTCCTTGAGCTGGGCAACGACCGTCTTCACCGTGGAAGAGGGAATCGAGAACGCGATGCCGACGCTGCCGCCGGACGGCGAATAGATCGCGGTGTTCACGCCCATCACGTCGCCGTCGATGTTGAAGGCCGGACCGCCGGAATTGCCCTTGTT from Bradyrhizobium arachidis carries:
- a CDS encoding ATP-binding protein, with protein sequence MTAFGKLVRTTAFRLTLVYLFLFAMFAASLLAYFAWNTRRLITEEITQTVNVETAEINDIYIGRGLYGLARAIEYRSLRPNANLYLVTNPSGQAIAGNVGSLAPGVMATRGWIETAYRRMEEADSRDHRALVYVSELPNGFRLLIGRDLDERRRLVGIVAKAAQWSILIVVVLGLGGGVFVARRVLRRIDAMTGTAQRIMTGDLSERLPVGRSGDELDRLAENLNAMLERIEALMAGLKEVSDNIAHDLKTPLTRLRNRAEEALAKSGSEGEYRAALERTIEESDGLIRTFNALLMIARAESGQARGNMDDFDAADVANGIHELYEPLAEDDGMTLKVKTESTPVHANRELISQALANLVENAIKYGKPVAQTAGTVVSMDSRQILIESRREGDSVLLSVTDRGPGIPEGDRKHAVERFVRLEASRTLPGSGLGLSLASAVATLHAGELKLGDAHPGLVATLVLPARAGASDRVAPPAQDVPQKVA
- a CDS encoding response regulator transcription factor, which encodes MRLLIIEDDRESADYLVKAFREVGHIADHAADGEEGLVMAESGDYDVLVVDRMLPKRDGLSLIGALRDKSDATPVLILSALGQVDDRIKGLRAGGDDYLPKPYSFAELLARVEVLSRRRGAPAEDTVYKVGDLELDRLSHRVARGKDELTLQPREFRLLEYLMKHAGQVVTRTMLLENVWDYHFDPQTNVIDVHISRLRSKIDKGFERPLLHTIRGAGYMIRDGIR
- a CDS encoding Do family serine endopeptidase, with the protein product MTDRPDLSNLPSYRQSRRSLVSARKFALMASVAAGLGVAVYGFSPSTSPSDLFSSPAHAQVNTEVRKVERPIGFADVVERVKPSVMSVKVNIKEKTASNDDNEDSPFQPGSPMERFFRRFGGPDGVPGLRGGPRGGGRAVTGQGSGFFISADGFAVTNNHVVDGADKVEVTTDDGKTYTAKVIGTDQRTDLALIKVEGSSNFPFAKLADGKPRIGDWVLAVGNPFGLGGTVTAGIVSAVGRDIGNGPYDDFIQIDAPVNKGNSGGPAFNIDGDVMGVNTAIYSPSGGSVGIAFSIPSSTVKTVVAQLKDKGSVSRGWIGVQIQPVTSDIADSLGMKKAEGALVAEPQANGPAAKAGIQSGDVITSVNGEPVKDARELARTIGGMAPGASVKLNVLSKGQDKVVNLTLGQLPNTVEAKANTEDSDKGAEQRGTDVPKLGMTVAPANSVAGAGKDGVVVTQVDPKSAAAERGFKEGDVILEVAGKSVATAGDVREAINTARTDNKNSVLMRVKSGGQSRFVAIPLAKG